One window from the genome of Rhodopseudomonas sp. P2A-2r encodes:
- a CDS encoding PaaI family thioesterase — translation MTEAANARLCADGWTIMDDDGFINLVGPLWHRMVGAAPEYAILGQDKHRNRRGVVQGGVLMTLADRTCGMTARFVSGAESLATIQMDTHFIDAARIGDLMISRPHAVRTTKSLIFMTTQVSVDERLVATSHGVFKVMRDRIHPAHAHVS, via the coding sequence ATGACGGAAGCGGCGAACGCCAGGCTTTGCGCCGATGGCTGGACCATCATGGACGATGACGGATTCATCAACCTCGTCGGACCGCTGTGGCACCGGATGGTCGGCGCGGCGCCCGAATATGCCATTCTCGGCCAGGACAAGCATCGCAACCGCCGCGGCGTGGTCCAGGGCGGCGTGCTGATGACGCTGGCCGATCGCACCTGCGGTATGACCGCGCGCTTCGTCTCGGGCGCGGAAAGCCTCGCCACCATCCAGATGGACACGCACTTCATCGACGCTGCGCGGATCGGCGACCTCATGATCTCCAGGCCGCATGCCGTTCGCACGACAAAGAGCCTCATCTTCATGACCACGCAGGTATCGGTCGACGAACGCCTGGTCGCAACGTCTCATGGTGTGTTCAAGGTGATGCGCGACCGGATCCACCCGGCGCATGCACACGTCTCGTAG
- a CDS encoding UTRA domain-containing protein: MEHVSRRWLAAVTAGPEEARLLDVLENTPLIAIESIGFATHEEPAEYYTAYYRTDIGRLHFSVG; this comes from the coding sequence TTGGAGCATGTTTCGCGCCGCTGGCTGGCGGCAGTGACGGCCGGCCCCGAAGAAGCCCGGCTTCTGGATGTGCTGGAAAACACGCCGCTTATCGCAATTGAATCAATCGGTTTCGCAACGCACGAAGAGCCGGCGGAGTACTACACCGCCTATTACCGTACCGACATCGGGCGGCTGCACTTCTCGGTTGGCTAA
- a CDS encoding response regulator produces the protein MADTSSSATLVLVVEDDALLRMHAAEMIEEAGFQVLEADGADVAIRLLESRTDIRIIFTDIDMPSSMNGLKLAHAVAHRWPPIGIIATSGHFHVRDGDLPDGGRFIAKPYRSSQIISTLCELAGTAAPSA, from the coding sequence ATGGCAGACACATCCTCGTCAGCCACGCTTGTTCTTGTGGTCGAGGACGATGCGCTGTTGCGCATGCATGCCGCGGAGATGATCGAGGAGGCCGGCTTCCAGGTTCTGGAGGCCGATGGCGCGGACGTTGCCATCCGCTTGCTGGAAAGCCGCACCGATATCCGAATCATATTCACCGATATCGACATGCCCAGCTCCATGAACGGCCTCAAGCTCGCCCATGCAGTCGCTCATCGATGGCCGCCGATCGGGATCATCGCCACGTCCGGGCATTTCCATGTCCGTGACGGTGACCTGCCCGATGGCGGGCGGTTCATCGCCAAGCCGTATCGATCGAGCCAGATTATCAGCACGCTGTGCGAACTCGCGGGCACTGCCGCTCCGTCCGCCTGA
- a CDS encoding aldo/keto reductase produces the protein MNYRQLGRSGLKVSPICLGTMMFGGATDEPTSARIIDSARDAGVNFIDTADVYSSGGSEQVVGRAIAAQRQHWILATKLANAMGTDPNRGGLSRRWVLQAAEESLKRLGTDVIDIYYLHKEDHATPLDETVRAIGDLIRQGKVRYFGLSNYRGWRVAEICNICDRLGMDRPIVSQPYYNAMNRMPEVEHFPACGHYGMGVVPYSPLARGVLTGKYAPDAPPAADTRAGRNDTRMMQTEWRPESLRLARQIRAYAEARGITAGQFAVSWVLNSAFVTSVLAGPRTVAQWDDYLKALDYRFTKDDEALIDSLVASGHPSTPGYNDPAYPIEGRRPRTA, from the coding sequence CACCGATCTGCCTGGGCACCATGATGTTCGGCGGCGCCACCGACGAGCCGACATCCGCCCGCATCATCGACAGCGCGCGCGACGCCGGGGTCAATTTCATCGATACCGCCGACGTCTATTCCAGCGGCGGATCGGAACAGGTGGTGGGACGCGCCATCGCCGCGCAGCGGCAGCACTGGATTCTCGCCACCAAGCTCGCCAATGCCATGGGCACCGATCCCAATCGTGGCGGCCTGTCGCGGCGCTGGGTGCTGCAGGCGGCCGAGGAGAGCCTGAAGCGGCTCGGCACCGACGTGATCGACATCTACTACCTGCACAAGGAGGATCACGCGACGCCGCTGGACGAGACCGTGCGCGCCATCGGCGACCTGATCCGCCAGGGCAAGGTGCGCTATTTCGGCCTGTCCAACTATCGCGGCTGGCGTGTCGCGGAAATCTGCAACATCTGCGACCGGCTCGGCATGGACCGGCCGATCGTCAGCCAGCCCTATTACAACGCCATGAACCGGATGCCCGAAGTGGAGCATTTTCCGGCTTGCGGACATTACGGCATGGGCGTAGTGCCCTACAGCCCGCTGGCGAGGGGCGTGCTGACCGGAAAATACGCGCCCGATGCGCCACCCGCCGCCGACACCCGCGCCGGTCGCAACGACACGAGGATGATGCAAACCGAATGGCGGCCGGAGTCGCTGCGGCTGGCACGGCAGATTCGCGCCTATGCCGAAGCACGCGGCATCACCGCCGGACAATTTGCGGTGTCCTGGGTGCTCAACAGCGCGTTCGTCACCTCGGTGCTTGCGGGCCCGCGCACCGTAGCGCAGTGGGACGACTACCTGAAGGCGCTGGACTATCGTTTTACCAAGGACGACGAAGCGCTGATCGATAGCCTCGTGGCCAGCGGCCATCCGTCCACACCCGGCTACAACGATCCCGCCTATCCCATCGAAGGACGCCGTCCGCGCACGGCATAA